The following coding sequences lie in one Arachis hypogaea cultivar Tifrunner chromosome 4, arahy.Tifrunner.gnm2.J5K5, whole genome shotgun sequence genomic window:
- the LOC112795080 gene encoding uncharacterized protein — protein MSPFRLVYGKDCHLLVEVEHKAYWAVKECNPSLGRAGIDRKLQLVELECLRLEAYENSRLYKEKMKVVHDKNIRRGKFRAGELVLLYNSRLRLLLGKLRSRLEGPYRVEKAEPYGVYHFRHPSSADIFKVNGHRLKLYHGEKMKRNKEIEIFLLEDAPHGKEN, from the coding sequence atgagcccctttcgGTTGGTATATGGCAAAGATTGCCACTTACTGGTGGAGGTAGAGCATAAAGCATATTGGGCCGTCAAAGAGTGCAATCCAAGTTTGGGAAGGGCCGGAATTGACAGAAAGCTACAATTAGTGGAATTGGAGTGTTTGAGATTAGAAGCCTATGAGAACTCTAGACtttacaaagaaaagatgaaagtCGTACATGACAAGAACATAAGAAGAGGAAAATTTAGAGCCGGCGAACTagtccttctctacaattcaagATTAAGATTGTTGCTGGGAAAACTAAGGTCAAGATTAGAAGGACCTTATCGGGTAGAGAAGGCGGAACCGTACGGGGTCTATCATTTTCGCCATCCTTCAAGCGCCGACATCTTCAAGGTTAATGGGCATCGTCTAAAGTTGTATCATGGTGAAAAAATGAAACGCAACAAGGAAATTGagatattccttttggaagatgcaCCTCATGGCAAAGAGAATTGA